A part of Variovorax sp. HW608 genomic DNA contains:
- a CDS encoding IS1380 family transposase: MRPFIVKQLDYDLTPVAGLALVGHHLKRLAPVFRHIDTALRVVGGVANSDILRSYVGLLVQGKSDFDAIENFRGDAFFKQALGIKLLPSSPTLRQRMDARAGDLFDFMPPLIETLLAGARPDYGVLPCGWVALDVDTFAMDNGGTAKDGVGRTYAGVDGYCPLAAYLGSHGFCLELALRPGVQHSASETQFNFERVIPMAQRLSAAGPKAPILARLDSGFDSAALMRVIESYNHAGQPQVDWLIKWNPRTTHVVALAERLDADAATLWEHPRAGKRVTVWEESLSIEGIERPLRRVLRLTERTIDAKGQLLIEPKFTLDGWSTSLEARQFDAKTVIALYADHGTHEQFHSEFKTDLDLERLPSGKFNTNYLVCELAALAMNILRLMGQAGLHGPNAPVRHAAKRRRIKTVMQELIYRAGRLIEHGRRVILGLGANDRAASAFERLHWQLAGTGG, encoded by the coding sequence ATGCGCCCCTTCATCGTCAAGCAACTCGACTACGACCTCACGCCCGTGGCGGGGTTGGCCCTGGTGGGACACCACCTGAAGCGACTCGCCCCGGTGTTCAGGCACATCGACACCGCGCTGCGCGTCGTCGGCGGCGTGGCCAACAGCGACATCCTGCGCAGCTACGTCGGGCTGCTGGTGCAGGGCAAGAGCGATTTCGATGCGATCGAGAACTTCCGCGGTGATGCGTTCTTCAAGCAGGCACTGGGCATCAAACTGCTGCCTTCGAGCCCGACGCTGCGCCAGCGCATGGATGCCCGCGCGGGCGACCTGTTTGACTTCATGCCGCCGCTGATCGAGACACTGCTGGCTGGCGCGCGCCCGGACTACGGCGTGCTGCCTTGCGGCTGGGTGGCGCTGGATGTCGATACGTTCGCCATGGACAACGGCGGCACCGCCAAGGACGGCGTGGGGCGCACCTATGCCGGGGTCGATGGCTACTGTCCGCTGGCGGCCTATCTGGGCTCGCACGGGTTCTGCCTGGAGTTGGCGCTGCGCCCGGGCGTGCAGCACTCGGCGTCGGAGACACAATTCAACTTCGAGCGCGTGATCCCGATGGCGCAGCGCCTGAGTGCGGCGGGCCCGAAGGCGCCGATCCTGGCGCGCCTGGATTCTGGCTTCGACTCGGCGGCGCTGATGCGCGTCATCGAGTCCTATAACCATGCCGGCCAGCCGCAGGTGGACTGGCTGATCAAATGGAATCCGCGCACCACCCACGTGGTGGCGCTGGCCGAGCGACTCGATGCCGACGCAGCCACGCTCTGGGAGCATCCGCGCGCGGGCAAGCGCGTGACAGTGTGGGAGGAATCGCTGTCCATCGAAGGCATCGAGCGGCCGCTGCGCCGCGTGCTGCGCCTGACCGAGCGCACCATCGATGCGAAGGGGCAGCTGTTGATCGAACCCAAGTTCACGCTGGACGGCTGGAGCACGAGCCTGGAGGCCAGACAGTTCGATGCGAAGACCGTCATCGCCCTGTACGCCGACCACGGCACGCACGAGCAGTTCCATTCCGAGTTCAAGACCGACCTCGACCTGGAGCGGCTGCCCTCGGGCAAGTTCAATACCAACTACCTGGTGTGCGAGCTCGCGGCGCTGGCCATGAACATCCTGCGCCTGATGGGCCAGGCCGGGCTGCACGGGCCGAATGCGCCAGTGCGTCACGCGGCCAAGCGCCGGCGCATCAAGACGGTGATGCAGGAGCTCATCTACCGCGCCGGTCGTCTCATCGAGCATGGCCGGCGCGTCATCCTCGGCCTGGGGGCCAACGATCGCGCGGCCAGCGCCTTCGAGCGATTGCACTGGCAACTTGCCGGCACCGGCGGCTGA
- a CDS encoding response regulator codes for MNVDEFVKVTEALTKLLGVSIWPVVLVVVLVKFSPALKEFFYGLGEFSFKGGGFEATAKRKQAEASAALVAASVARPDAETTPESAARNAREAAAVVADAVNARVIRRASAATVLWVDDRPENNIFERQSLEALGISFVLATSTEEALKLLSKQQFDVIISDMGRPPDSRAGYTLLDRLRSSGNQTPFVIYAGSNAPEHKAEARSHGAIGSTNRATELFEYVLAALNGRR; via the coding sequence ATGAATGTCGACGAGTTCGTCAAGGTAACTGAGGCCCTTACAAAGCTGTTGGGCGTATCTATTTGGCCGGTTGTTCTTGTCGTCGTCCTTGTGAAGTTCTCGCCGGCGCTCAAGGAGTTCTTTTACGGCTTGGGTGAGTTTTCCTTCAAAGGGGGAGGTTTTGAGGCCACCGCGAAGAGGAAGCAAGCCGAGGCATCTGCGGCACTTGTAGCTGCATCCGTCGCCCGCCCCGATGCCGAAACAACACCTGAGTCTGCCGCGCGGAATGCAAGGGAGGCGGCAGCTGTTGTTGCAGACGCGGTCAATGCTCGAGTCATCCGTCGTGCCAGTGCCGCTACCGTGCTCTGGGTCGACGACCGGCCGGAAAATAACATTTTTGAGCGTCAGTCGCTGGAAGCTTTAGGCATCTCGTTTGTACTCGCGACCTCGACCGAGGAAGCCCTCAAGCTGCTTTCTAAGCAGCAATTCGATGTCATCATTTCTGATATGGGACGGCCGCCGGACTCACGGGCGGGATACACCCTTTTGGACAGACTTCGCAGCTCTGGCAATCAGACGCCGTTCGTAATTTATGCAGGCTCGAATGCCCCTGAGCACAAGGCGGAAGCTCGCAGTCACGGTGCTATTGGCTCAACGAATCGAGCGACCGAATTGTTTGAGTACGTGCTTGCTGCCCTCAACGGAAGACGGTGA
- a CDS encoding S1C family serine protease produces the protein MKANSITLHRLWMLLAQAVTVGAGLLIAWHAFGPAASPPARNDVVTIHEAGGSSSLASTILGRRDTGYRSAARKASASVVNIYTRSASSRRSRRGQDSLSLGSGVIVAAQGYILTNNHVVDGATEIAVMLPNGKVADAQLLGRDPDTDLAVLKVDAKDLPPITFAEPGSVQVGDIVLAVGDPFGVGQTVTQGIVSATGRNRLGINTFENFIQTDAAINPGNSGGALVDIDGNLVGINAAIYSESGGSQGIGFAIPVSLAREVMDQIIAHGRVERGWIGVVASDAKRGAPDASGAVVEKVQRGGPGEKAGLRVGDTVTAMNGKSIADATALINETAMLAPGSRVEFKLTRRGVAMAVAVELGRRPMPAERRR, from the coding sequence ATGAAAGCCAATTCGATCACCCTGCATCGACTGTGGATGCTGCTCGCCCAGGCCGTGACCGTGGGGGCCGGCCTGCTGATCGCCTGGCATGCCTTCGGCCCCGCCGCGTCGCCGCCCGCCCGCAACGACGTCGTCACGATTCACGAGGCAGGCGGCAGTTCATCGCTGGCGAGCACGATCCTCGGGCGACGCGACACGGGCTATCGTTCGGCAGCGCGCAAGGCGTCGGCCTCGGTGGTCAACATCTACACGCGCAGCGCGTCGAGCCGGCGCAGCCGGCGCGGGCAGGATTCGCTGAGCCTGGGCTCCGGCGTGATCGTCGCGGCGCAGGGCTACATCCTGACCAACAACCACGTGGTCGACGGTGCGACCGAGATCGCCGTCATGCTGCCGAACGGCAAGGTGGCTGACGCGCAGTTGCTCGGCCGCGACCCCGACACCGATCTCGCGGTGCTGAAGGTCGATGCAAAGGACCTCCCGCCGATCACGTTCGCGGAGCCGGGTTCGGTGCAGGTGGGTGACATCGTGCTTGCCGTGGGCGACCCGTTCGGGGTCGGACAGACCGTGACCCAGGGCATCGTGAGCGCAACCGGCCGCAACCGGCTCGGCATCAATACCTTCGAGAACTTCATCCAGACCGACGCGGCGATCAACCCCGGAAACTCGGGCGGCGCATTGGTGGACATCGACGGCAACCTGGTCGGTATCAATGCGGCCATCTACTCGGAAAGCGGAGGATCCCAGGGCATCGGCTTCGCAATCCCGGTGAGCCTGGCGCGCGAGGTGATGGACCAGATCATCGCGCATGGGCGCGTCGAGCGAGGCTGGATCGGCGTGGTCGCGAGCGATGCCAAACGCGGCGCCCCCGATGCATCCGGCGCGGTGGTAGAGAAGGTTCAGCGCGGAGGGCCGGGCGAGAAAGCCGGGTTGCGCGTGGGTGATACCGTCACTGCGATGAATGGCAAAAGCATCGCCGATGCCACGGCCCTCATCAACGAGACGGCGATGCTGGCACCCGGCAGCCGTGTCGAATTCAAGTTGACTCGCCGCGGCGTGGCCATGGCCGTTGCAGTTGAACTGGGCCGGCGTCCCATGCCGGCAGAGAGGCGCCGGTGA
- a CDS encoding helix-turn-helix domain-containing protein, with product MPRVIPNYSLYGDQAQPSWQSTFDFEWIPARSSRYNWEIQPHTHDAFVQILLLQQGAAQVQVDHARISERAPCLILIPAQTVHGFHFASDTDGPVVTAAQRPLESLAQVVMPELVDNIRKPLVMSLAAQDAAMDALMPIFLAIERESRRSSIGQVAAALSLITALLVQVARLRQVDAATPMLRDSRKHGQIQKFRALVDARFKQHLPLQDYAAELGITAGQLTRLCREVLGTSSLAVLHARLVHEAQRELVYTDVSIKRLASDLGFVDEAYFGRFFRKHTGLAPREFRARARSSTH from the coding sequence ATGCCAAGAGTCATTCCGAACTACTCGCTCTACGGCGATCAGGCCCAACCCAGTTGGCAGTCGACATTCGATTTCGAATGGATTCCCGCACGCTCGAGCCGCTACAACTGGGAGATCCAGCCCCATACGCACGACGCCTTCGTGCAGATCCTGCTGCTCCAGCAGGGCGCGGCACAGGTGCAGGTGGACCATGCGCGGATCAGCGAACGCGCGCCCTGCCTGATCCTGATTCCTGCACAAACCGTGCATGGATTCCACTTCGCGTCCGACACCGACGGGCCGGTGGTCACCGCGGCGCAGCGGCCCCTCGAATCGCTGGCGCAGGTGGTCATGCCGGAGCTGGTCGACAACATCCGCAAGCCCCTCGTGATGTCGCTCGCCGCGCAGGACGCGGCCATGGATGCGCTGATGCCGATCTTCCTGGCGATCGAGCGCGAATCGAGGCGAAGCTCGATCGGACAGGTGGCTGCCGCGCTGTCGCTGATCACCGCGCTGCTGGTGCAGGTGGCGCGCCTGCGGCAGGTCGACGCGGCAACGCCGATGCTTCGCGATTCGCGCAAGCACGGGCAGATCCAGAAGTTCCGCGCGCTGGTCGATGCGCGCTTCAAGCAGCACCTGCCGCTGCAGGACTACGCCGCCGAGCTCGGCATCACCGCGGGACAGCTCACGCGGCTGTGCCGCGAAGTCCTCGGGACGTCGAGCCTCGCGGTGCTGCACGCGCGGCTGGTGCACGAGGCGCAGCGCGAGCTGGTCTATACCGACGTGAGCATCAAGCGCCTCGCGAGCGACCTGGGTTTCGTCGACGAAGCCTATTTCGGCCGGTTCTTCCGCAAGCACACCGGCCTCGCGCCGCGCGAGTTCCGCGCCCGCGCGCGCAGCTCGACGCACTGA
- a CDS encoding SDR family NAD(P)-dependent oxidoreductase, whose product MTTNQPFSGAWLALEDQVAVVTGAASGIGAAVAQSLGDAGAKVALLDLDGKGAETIALQLRSQGRRAIAIECDIASEGSVAKAAQQVGRELGACSVLVNNAGMLRAGELADVSLDAWNQVLAVNLTGYLLCARAFSKPMRDARCGSIVNVASISALHPQTGSGAYSASKAGVLLMSRQMAVEWGPLGVRSNAICPGMIRTALSATFYEEPGFEARRAQVTASRRIGEPQDIADAALFLASPRSAYVNGAELVVDGGMSSMLMDMVPRPGFNRTPATA is encoded by the coding sequence ATGACAACAAACCAACCATTCAGCGGCGCATGGCTGGCGCTCGAAGACCAGGTCGCGGTCGTCACCGGCGCGGCCAGCGGCATCGGCGCCGCGGTCGCGCAATCGCTTGGCGACGCGGGCGCGAAGGTCGCGCTGCTCGACCTCGACGGCAAGGGCGCGGAAACGATCGCCTTGCAGCTTCGGTCGCAGGGCCGAAGGGCCATTGCCATCGAGTGCGACATCGCGAGCGAAGGCAGCGTCGCCAAGGCCGCGCAGCAGGTGGGCCGTGAACTCGGCGCCTGCAGCGTACTGGTCAACAACGCGGGCATGCTGCGCGCCGGTGAGCTCGCGGACGTGAGCCTCGATGCATGGAACCAGGTGCTGGCGGTCAACCTCACCGGCTACCTGCTGTGCGCGCGCGCCTTCTCCAAACCGATGCGCGATGCGCGGTGCGGCAGCATCGTGAATGTCGCGTCGATCTCGGCGCTGCATCCGCAGACCGGCAGCGGCGCCTACAGCGCGAGCAAGGCCGGCGTGCTGCTGATGTCGCGGCAGATGGCCGTGGAGTGGGGTCCGCTGGGCGTTCGCAGCAATGCGATCTGCCCGGGAATGATCCGCACCGCGCTTTCCGCCACCTTCTACGAAGAGCCCGGCTTCGAGGCGCGCCGCGCGCAGGTGACCGCAAGCCGCCGCATCGGCGAGCCGCAGGACATCGCCGACGCCGCGCTCTTCCTTGCGAGTCCGCGCTCGGCGTACGTGAACGGCGCCGAACTCGTGGTGGACGGCGGCATGTCCAGCATGTTGATGGACATGGTGCCCCGCCCCGGCTTCAACCGCACGCCGGCAACCGCCTGA
- a CDS encoding FAD-dependent oxidoreductase — MTHERECDLLVVGSGAAGLACAITAKKRGLDVMVIEKEPVFGGTTALSGGVLWIPLAPHGRKQNPADTREAVREYLMRETGRFFDAATVDTFLDNGPKMVEFFERETEMKFVQTLYPDYHCDEPGGAQIGRSILAAPYDIRGLGKDMKRLKPPLATITFIGMMFNSSNADLKHFFRVTKSLTSFLYVARRLATHLKELLLYRRGINVTSGNALAARLAKSALDLGIPIETGAPARRVLMEDGRAVGLQVEGPGGMRNIRARHGVVLACGGFPHDVRRIAKAYPHVARGGEHLSPTPVGNTGDGVAMAEAAGGTADIRFADSAAWMPVSRVPYANGEFGVFPHLLDRYKPGVIGVLKNGKRFTNESNSYHDVGAAMIRACADQKETAMWLVVDKTALAKYGLGYVKPAPMPVGPHLRSGYLIKGRTLAELAQRAGIDPAGLEATVRAYNAGGAAQGKDPAFDRGRSAFNRYLADPEHRPNPCVAPIQTGPFYAVKVVMGDLGTFDGIRTSPVGEVLRQGGSPIAGLYAVGNDRASMMGGNYPGAGITHGPNMTFAYVTANHVADLAAKPTAAAPVTPPARQLEPVA, encoded by the coding sequence ATGACCCACGAACGCGAATGCGACCTGCTGGTGGTCGGTTCCGGCGCGGCCGGCCTGGCCTGCGCGATCACCGCGAAGAAGCGCGGACTCGACGTGATGGTGATCGAGAAGGAACCCGTCTTCGGCGGCACCACGGCCCTTTCGGGCGGTGTGCTGTGGATTCCGCTGGCGCCGCACGGCCGCAAGCAGAATCCCGCCGACACGCGCGAAGCGGTGCGCGAATACCTCATGCGGGAGACGGGCCGCTTCTTCGATGCGGCGACGGTCGATACCTTCCTCGACAACGGGCCGAAGATGGTCGAGTTCTTCGAGCGCGAGACCGAGATGAAATTCGTGCAGACGCTTTATCCCGACTATCACTGCGACGAACCCGGCGGCGCGCAGATCGGCCGTTCGATCCTCGCGGCGCCGTACGACATCCGCGGTCTCGGCAAGGACATGAAGCGCCTGAAGCCGCCACTCGCGACCATCACCTTCATCGGGATGATGTTCAACTCGTCGAACGCGGACCTCAAGCACTTCTTCCGCGTGACGAAGTCGCTCACCTCCTTCCTCTATGTCGCGCGCCGGCTGGCCACGCACCTGAAGGAGCTGCTGCTCTATCGCCGCGGCATCAACGTCACGAGCGGCAATGCGCTCGCGGCGCGGCTGGCCAAGTCGGCGCTCGACCTCGGCATCCCGATCGAGACCGGGGCGCCCGCGCGCAGGGTGCTGATGGAAGACGGCCGCGCGGTCGGCCTGCAGGTCGAAGGGCCCGGCGGCATGCGCAACATTCGCGCACGGCACGGCGTGGTGCTCGCCTGCGGCGGCTTCCCGCATGACGTGCGGCGCATCGCCAAGGCCTATCCGCACGTGGCACGGGGCGGCGAACACCTGTCGCCCACGCCGGTCGGCAACACCGGCGACGGTGTCGCGATGGCAGAAGCTGCCGGCGGCACGGCGGACATCCGTTTCGCAGACAGCGCAGCCTGGATGCCGGTGTCGCGCGTGCCCTACGCTAACGGCGAGTTCGGCGTGTTCCCCCATCTGCTCGACCGCTACAAGCCCGGCGTCATCGGCGTGCTCAAGAACGGCAAGCGCTTCACCAACGAATCGAACTCCTACCACGACGTCGGCGCGGCGATGATCCGCGCTTGTGCCGACCAGAAGGAAACAGCGATGTGGCTGGTGGTCGACAAGACCGCGCTCGCGAAGTACGGCCTCGGCTACGTGAAGCCTGCGCCGATGCCGGTCGGACCGCATCTGCGCAGCGGCTACCTGATCAAGGGCCGCACGCTGGCCGAGCTCGCGCAGCGCGCCGGCATCGATCCGGCGGGACTGGAAGCGACCGTGCGAGCCTACAACGCGGGCGGCGCCGCGCAAGGCAAGGACCCCGCCTTCGACCGCGGCCGCAGCGCGTTCAACCGCTACCTGGCGGACCCGGAACACCGGCCCAACCCCTGCGTGGCGCCGATCCAGACCGGGCCGTTCTATGCGGTGAAGGTGGTGATGGGCGACCTCGGCACCTTCGACGGCATCCGCACGAGCCCGGTCGGCGAAGTGCTCAGGCAGGGCGGCTCGCCGATCGCCGGCCTCTATGCCGTCGGCAACGACCGCGCCAGTATGATGGGCGGCAACTATCCGGGCGCCGGGATCACGCATGGCCCGAACATGACCTTTGCGTACGTCACTGCCAACCACGTCGCGGACCTGGCCGCGAAGCCCACGGCAGCGGCACCAGTGACCCCGCCCGCACGCCAACTGGAGCCCGTCGCATGA
- a CDS encoding NIPSNAP family protein yields the protein MNLIARPFVDHRVYTIALRKMPEFLDVFDRLAMPILMQTLGHPLGFYTSFVGPQNQFVHLWAYESLADYEARCRARDTHPDFPAYLQASAHLITAQETRLVRAADLPSVRSLIPQQQR from the coding sequence ATGAACCTCATCGCAAGACCCTTCGTGGACCATCGCGTCTACACCATCGCACTGCGCAAGATGCCGGAATTCCTCGACGTCTTCGACCGGCTCGCGATGCCCATCCTGATGCAGACGCTCGGCCATCCGCTCGGCTTCTACACGAGCTTCGTCGGCCCCCAGAACCAGTTCGTCCACCTGTGGGCCTACGAGAGCCTGGCCGACTACGAAGCGCGCTGCCGGGCCCGCGACACGCATCCGGATTTTCCGGCCTACCTGCAGGCCTCGGCGCACCTGATCACCGCGCAGGAGACGCGGCTCGTTCGTGCCGCGGATCTCCCGAGCGTGAGAAGCCTCATTCCACAGCAACAGCGCTGA